GCTTCGAAGATGACCTCGGGGTTTTCCAAAAGGTAGGACCGGACCACTTCGCCCACGGCTTTTTTCTGTGCATCGGTCAGTGGTTCATCGGCGGCTTGGACGGGAGCGGCAACAAGCAAGATGGTGAGGAGAGTCAACATACGGAGCATGAAAAGGCCTTTCGGACGGTTCGAGAAACAAGCGGAGGCATCTTGATCGGTCCGGGCTCAATGCTCAAGGATTCAGACGCCCGGACACGAAATTGTGTCATCGCGAGCCCATCACCTTGTCAAAGTTAACCCCGACAGTAAAAGGTCCGGCGATCCGGCGGCGTTGGGGTCTAGGGTCAGACCGAGAAAACGGATGCGCGTCCGGGTCGGATCCGCCGCCGGCCAGGCGCGACGATGCAGCACCGACAGATCCGCCGATTCCCGGATCCAGCGCCCCTGGGCGATGGGGCGCGCGGTTGAAGGCCAGGGTACCGTCAACCAGCGCAACCCCTTGGGCAATCCTTCGAAGGGCGGAGGGGCTTCGCGGTTGGTCGCGCTTCCTGTGAACCCAACCAGCAACCGTGCGCCCGGCGGCCCGGTGACCTCGGAGGTATGGAATCGGAACCAGTCGAGAAACGGGACCGCCAGGGGCGAGGCATCCACGGGACGCAGCAATGCGAACCCATCCGACGGCGCCGCGGAAACCCGCAACGCTGGAACGCCGTTGCGCCGGGTGACAGACAGGCCAACGCGGGCCGCGTCGCGATCCCCCAGGAGAAGCCAACCGGTGGGCGGACCAATCGGATCAAACATCAGACTGGGCCCCAGAATGGGCAGACTGCCGCCGACCGGAGTCACGGGTGTGGGGGGCGAGAGATCCGGGGCCGACGCACATGCCGAGATCGACAAGGCGAGAATCAAGATGGCAAACCGAATAGGCCGTAAACTCATAAAAATGATCCATTCAACGCCGGTCATTTTGCGCCGGAGTGGGGACCCGGTCGTAGGAAACCCGCGCGATCCCATTGGTGCCGACCAATCGCGACGGGATCCAGGGCGGCGTCAACGGCCTTCGAATGAAAAGGATCAACGGCATCGCATCATTCTTATGAGCTTACGGCCGCGTGGGGTCCTGTTCATCCTTCTCGGGTCGGGTGGCGTAAAGGATATCCTGCGCCCGCAGCCAGGAACTGCTGTTGCGCGATAGCATCTTGATGGCCTTTCCCGCATGGAAGCGGGCCTCGGAGTCCTTGCCGCGCAAATAGGCTTCTTCTGCCTGAGCCAATGTCGCCATGCCCATCTGGCCATCCTTGGCATAGGCGCGACCCAGCTGTGACCAGTAAAACGTGCTTTCCGGTTCCAGACGGAGCGCGATCTTTAAATCGCCGATGGCCAAGCGTGCCTGCTCCAGGTCGCCGGTTTCCAGTCGAGTCTGGGCCAAAATCGATGACAGCAGGGCATTGGGCGGCGACAGGCGTACGGCGCTTTCGTATGAGGGCAGCGCCTCGACCCCGCGTCCGTTCTCATAGAGGATCTGACCGCGGAGCTCATGGAAATAGGGATCGAGCGGATGATCGGCCAACAACAGGTCGATCTCTTGCAACGCCTCTTTCACATCGGACCGTCGGTAGTAGGCCACCGCCCGTGCATAGCGGGCCGGAAGAGAGGTATCGGTCACCGGATACTGGCGCAAGGTACGGGCGGGAGAGGTCAAGAACCCGACCAGCTTGGCCTTCATGCGGGCATACCGCCGTTGAAAGTCGGCGGACATTGGGGTGTCCGAGAATGGGGATTTGCTGACATGTTCGCGCAGGAAATCAACGCGCGTCTGGGTGATAGGGTGTGTCCGAACATAGGGGTCCTGGCTGCTGGCCGGAACCAGTTCCTGGTCTACCAGTATTTCCATGAACTCCATCAGCCCGCGCGCGGACTGGCCCGTCGCATCAAGCAGTTTTACCGCCGCCTGGTCAGCCGAGGATTCCTGCACCCGGCTGTATTTGAGGAACTGGCGCATGCCCATTTCCTGCCCGCCCATCATAATGGCCGTACCCAAATCACCGCGACCGGTGCTAACGGCTGCCGCCGTACCCAGAACGACACCAAGGATGGTGGCCGCATTGGCCCCGGACAGGGCCTCGCTGGTGCGCGAAAGGTGCCCACCAGAGATATGGCCGGTCTCGTGGGCAATGACGCCGATGATTTGTCCCGGGTTATCGGCCCTTATCAGCAAGCCGGTGTTGATGAACATCTGTAGGCCTCCGGCCACAAAGGCGTTGAGGGCCTTGTCCCGGACCAAATGTACGCGTATGGATTCAGGAGGCAGACCCGCGGCGCGGAACAGTGGCGCGGCATAGGCGCGAATGGTATTTTCCACTTCCGCATCACGGATGAAGGTTGGTCTTTTGGCCGCCGAACTGGGGAATGCAGCCGACAAAAGCACCGCAACGGTCACAACGGTCAGGACGACAATGCGTATGTTCAAGGAATTGATCTCCACCAAGAGTTCCAAAGGTAGTAGTGCCGGGAGGCTGCGTCAACGTGGTGGCGTGGGATTGACTCTGTCTTTGTTGATTACCCTAACCGCCTGCACCGGCCAGGATCCGGAAAAGGGGACCATTGGCTATGTCACTGGATACCTTGGCGGCGTGGTGGCCGATGAGCCTCGCGCGGCCTTGGTTGGTCGCGATGTGCTGTCCGCTGGGGGCAGCGCCGCGGATGCCGCCGCGGCGGTCTATTTCGCTCTTGCCGCTACCATGCCCTCGTCGGCGGGACTGGGGGCGGGCGGGGTGTGCCTGACCCACAATCGCGAAGATGGAAAAGTCGAGGCGTTGGAGTTCCTGCCGCGCGCCACCCGCGAGACCGGCAAACTGGCCACGGCCGTGCCCATAGGACCGCGCGCCTTTTATGCCTTGCAGGCCCGCTACGGCAAACTGCAATGGGGTCAAGTCGTGGCCCCTGCGGAGCAGTTGGCCCGTTTTGGCAATCAGGTATCCAGGGCCCTGGCAACAGACCTGGACCGCCACGGCGAGGCGTTGGTTTCTGATCCCGCCACCGCTCGGATATTTGCGACGAAGAGCGGCAAGCCTGCCGGCGAAGGCGCCTATCTCACCCAGTTGGATCTGGCCGCGACGCTGGCCGTCATTCGTTCACAAGGACCGGGCGATTTTTACGTGGGACGTCTCTCGCGCACACTCGTTGCCGCCGTTGCCGCCATGGGTGGAACCCTTTCGGCAGCCGATCTGGTGTCCGCTCGCCCCACCTGGCTCGTGCCTTTGCAAATCGAATTTGGCCACAAGACCGCTCACTTCCCGCCGCCGCCTTCCTATGCGGGGAGCGTGGCGGCGCAGATGTGGGGGCTGTTGGAAGCCGACGATCTCTATGCTGACACACCAGCCGAGGGGCGCCTGCATCTTCTGGCCGAGGCGGCCATGCGGGCCTATGGCGGTCGGGCTGCCTTGTTGGAAAAACAATTGTCTCCGGACAATTTGACGACCCAAGCCACCTTGGAAAAGCTGGCGGACAGCTTAGACCCGGACCGGCATACCTCAGCGGATTCTCTGGTTCCGCCGCCGCGCGGTTTGCGTCAGGATTCATCGGAAACCAGTTTCGTGGTCGTCGATCCCGAAGGATCCGCCGTGGTTTGCAATCTTAGCCTCAACGCGCCTTTTGGCAGCCAACGGATCATTCCCGGCTTGGGATTCCTGTTACCCGCCGCCCCAATGACCAAAGCTCAGCCCGGGCTATCCATGGGCCCGATGATGGTGACCAATCACCATGTGCGTGAGTTCTTTTTTGCCGCCGGATCCAGTGGCGGCGTGACCGCGCCAACGGCCATGGTCAATGTGGCCGCCCGGGTATTGATTGGCGAGGAACGGCTGGAAACGGCCCAGGCCGCCAAGCGGGTTCACAACGGCGGCGCGCCGGATGTCAGCTTCATTGAGACCGGGGTGACTCAGGCAGAGATGACCAGTTTGACCCGTCGTGGCCACAAGGTGCAGGCGGTCAAACGTATCGGCCGGGTCAATGCCATCTCCTGTCCCAAGGGCCTGCCCGTGCGCCCGGATTCCTGTAGCGTCAAGGCCGATCCCCGCCGCTTCGGACTTGGTCTCAGCGCCGACTGACGGAGGTATTGAACTCATGGCTCTGAAGGTCGCCAGCCGCGCCACCGTTCCGCCGTTCATTGTCATGGACGTGATGCGGGCCGCCAACGCCCGAGAGATGGCGGGCAAGGACGTGCTGCATCTGGAGGTGGGGCAGCCGGGCTCCGGCGCTCCCGCCGCCGTGCGCGAGGCAGCGCGGCGGGCCTTGGACGAACAGCGATTGGGCTATACCGATGCCCTGGGTCTGCCAGCGTTGCGCCAGGCCATCGCCAAGCATTATCAAGACGATTACGGTCAGGCGGTCGATGCGGAGCGGGTGGTGGTGACCACCGGCTCGTCCGGGGCCTTCGTCCTATCGTTTCTGTCTTGCTTCGACGCCGGAGACCGGGTGGCCCAGGCCGCGCCCGGTTATCCGGCCTATCGCAATATTCTATCGGCCCTGGGGGTCGAGGCCGTGGATATTCCTGTGGGTCCCGACAGCCATTTCCAGCCGACGCCCGCGCTACTGGATCAGGTGGACAATCTGGACGGTCTGATCCTGGCCAGCCCCGGCAACCCCACTGGCAGTATGATCGACCGGGACCGCTTCGCCGAACTGGTCGCCTATTGCGCGGAACGGGACATCCGGCTGATCTCCGATGAGATCTACCATGGCATCACCTATGAGCAGCGCGCCGAGACAGTGCTCGCCTTCACCGACGATGCCCTGGTGATCAACAGCTTCTCCAAATACTTTGCCATGACCGGCTGGCGGCTGGGCTGGATGGTGATGCCGTCGGACATGCTGCGAGCGGTGGAATGCCTGGCCCAGAACTTGTTTATCTCACCCCCGGCCCTGTCCCAATATGCGGGCATCCATGCCTTCGACGCCCAAGAAGAGTTACAGGCCAACGTGGCCCGCTATGCCCGCAATCGCCAGGTTTTGCTGGACGGCCTGCCGAAAGCCGGGTTCACCCAACTGGCACCCTCCGACGGGGCCTTCTACGTCTATGCGGACATCAGCGCCCTGACCGATGACAGCCCGGCCTTCTGCCGCCGCATGCTTGATGAAACGGGGGTCGCCGCCACTCCGGGCACCGATTTCGATCCGGCCCGGGGGCATCGCTTCATCCGCTTTTCCTATGCCGGAACCACCGAGGATATGACGGCGGCCATGGCCGCCTTAGCGCGAGTCGGATCCAATGGGATCCGTTAGACGCGCGCGCCCCTATTGGAATCGATCACGACGTGATCGAGCGGCTTGGAAGCCATGATCGATCTGAATGAAATGGTCATTTTCGCCCGGGTGGTGGAAGCCGGCTCCATCACCGGGGCGGCAAAGATGCTCGGGGTTCCCAAGTCCACCGTGTCCCGCCGCCTGGCGGAATTGGAAAGCCGTATCGGGGTGCGCTTGTTACAGCGAACCACCCGCTCCATGACCCTCACCGAACTGGGGGCCGCCTACTACGAACATTGTGCCCACATCGCCACCGAGGCCGAAGAAGCCGACCGCCTGGCCTCCTTGGATCAAGCCGAACCGCGCGGCTGGCTGCGAGTCTCGGCGCCGGTGGAAATGGGCCTGGCGGACCTGGGACGGCTGATTGGCGAGTTCATGGCGATGTACCCCCAGATCAGAGTGCAGTTGGATACCTCCAACCGCTTTGTGGATCTGGTCCAAGAAGGATTCGATTTGGCCATCCGTGCCGGAGACCTTGCGGACTCTTCGCTCATCGCCCGGCGGCTGGGCAGCGACCGCCCGGTGGTTTGTGCCAGTCCTGAATACCTGGCGCTCCACGGCACACCGACTCATCCCAGGGATCTGGAAACCCATGCAGCGGTGATGTTTGGAGGCATTGGGGATCGCAAATCTTTCCACTTCACCAAAGATGATGATCCGGTCACGGTGGTTCAGACCGCCCGACTTTCCGCGAACCTGATTGCCGTGGCCCGGGACGCCGCCATCGTTGGCTCGGGCATTGCGATTCTGCCCGGGGGTGTCTGCCGGAGCGCCTTGGAGAGTGGCGAACTGGTGGCGGTGCTGACCGATTGGTCGCTGCCGGAGACCGGCATCCATGCGGTCTATCCCTCGCCCCGGCATTTGACCACCAAAGTGCGGACCTTCATCGATTTTCTTGCTGAACGGTTTCCCCAGTAGGGGTCCTTATTGTCCCGTTAATAGAACAATAAGTCTCGATTTTACCGCCTAACCCTATAAAAGCGGTGTCACTACATTACCTGCATGAAGCGAACCGACATCACCGTGATGAGGCGCCCTATGCAGTTCAGCAACCATCCCTCCGGCTATGGCTTGGTGGCCATTGTCATCCATTGGACCTTTGCCGTGACGCTTTTGGGGCTATTTGGTCTCGGGCTCTATATGGTCGAGCTCACCTATTACCATCCCTGGTACCGGTCGGCGCCTGATCTGCATCGCTCGGTCGGTGTGGTGCTGGCTTTGTTATGGCTGGTGCGAATCCTTTGGCGGATGACCCAGGCCCGGGTGCTGCCGGAACCGGGCGCCCCGGCCTGGGAGACCCGTGTGGCCCATATGGTCCATGGCCTCCTGTACCTTCTGCCCCTGGGCTTGTTCGTCAGCGGCTACCTGATATCCACTGCCGATGGACGGGCCATTTCGTTTTTTAATCTGTTCGATATTCCGGCTTTGCTGCCCCCTGCCAAGGGCCGCGAAGACTGGGCCGGAGATGTTCATTTCGCCATGGCCCTCGCGGTGGTCTCGCTGGCCGCCCTGCATGCCCTGGCGGCACTCAAACATCATATGGTCGAACGGGACCGGACCCTGGTCCGCATGCTGAAACCCCTTGAATCCAAAAAGTAATCCCCCCGAAAGGAGACTGCCCCATGACCAAGACCTTCCTCCGCGCCGCTCTGGTGGCCCTGCCATTGGCCTTTGCCGCCCTCGCCCCGTCGGCCCAGGCTGACAGCTATGTGATCGACACCAAGGGGGCCCATGCCTCGATTAACTTCAAGATCAAGCACCTTGGAATCAGTTGGCTGACCGGTCGCTTCAACAGCTTCCAAGGGACGTTCAATCTGGACGAAGCCAATCCCGGCGATGCCAAGGTCCATGTGACCATCGATACGGCGAGCATCGATTCCAATCACGCCGAGCGGGACAAGCATCTGCGCGGCGGCGATTTCCTTGATGTGGACAAATTCCCCAAAGCCACCTTCGTCAGCCGCAAGGTCGAGGTTACCGGCAAGGATACGGCCAAAGTGACCGGTGATTTTACCCTGCACGGAGTCACCAAGCCCTTGACCCTCGATGTGACCCATACCGCCGCGGGAACGGACCCCTGGGGTGGTTTCCGACGCGGATTCGAGGGAAAGGCCAGCTTCGCCCTGGCTGACTACGGCATCGATTTCAACCTGGGTCCGGCCTCCAAGGAGGTCCAAATCACCCTCTATATGGAGGGAATCCGGCAGTAACTCTACTCCGGCGCCGCCCAGAAGATGGACCCCCACGGGATCGCGATAACCGCATTCCCTGTGGGGGTTTGGTGGTACCAACGACTGATGTTCACGGGTTCTCCACTCCTTAAGGGTCAATTAAAAATCATACCTTTGTCGCAGCTCATGCGTTTCGTGCATAGCTGTCCTGTTATTTTGTATCTGGACCTTTAATCAGTAAAATCTAATATATT
The sequence above is drawn from the Magnetospira sp. QH-2 genome and encodes:
- a CDS encoding M48 family metalloprotease — encoded protein: MNIRIVVLTVVTVAVLLSAAFPSSAAKRPTFIRDAEVENTIRAYAAPLFRAAGLPPESIRVHLVRDKALNAFVAGGLQMFINTGLLIRADNPGQIIGVIAHETGHISGGHLSRTSEALSGANAATILGVVLGTAAAVSTGRGDLGTAIMMGGQEMGMRQFLKYSRVQESSADQAAVKLLDATGQSARGLMEFMEILVDQELVPASSQDPYVRTHPITQTRVDFLREHVSKSPFSDTPMSADFQRRYARMKAKLVGFLTSPARTLRQYPVTDTSLPARYARAVAYYRRSDVKEALQEIDLLLADHPLDPYFHELRGQILYENGRGVEALPSYESAVRLSPPNALLSSILAQTRLETGDLEQARLAIGDLKIALRLEPESTFYWSQLGRAYAKDGQMGMATLAQAEEAYLRGKDSEARFHAGKAIKMLSRNSSSWLRAQDILYATRPEKDEQDPTRP
- a CDS encoding gamma-glutamyltransferase, producing the protein MFKELISTKSSKGSSAGRLRQRGGVGLTLSLLITLTACTGQDPEKGTIGYVTGYLGGVVADEPRAALVGRDVLSAGGSAADAAAAVYFALAATMPSSAGLGAGGVCLTHNREDGKVEALEFLPRATRETGKLATAVPIGPRAFYALQARYGKLQWGQVVAPAEQLARFGNQVSRALATDLDRHGEALVSDPATARIFATKSGKPAGEGAYLTQLDLAATLAVIRSQGPGDFYVGRLSRTLVAAVAAMGGTLSAADLVSARPTWLVPLQIEFGHKTAHFPPPPSYAGSVAAQMWGLLEADDLYADTPAEGRLHLLAEAAMRAYGGRAALLEKQLSPDNLTTQATLEKLADSLDPDRHTSADSLVPPPRGLRQDSSETSFVVVDPEGSAVVCNLSLNAPFGSQRIIPGLGFLLPAAPMTKAQPGLSMGPMMVTNHHVREFFFAAGSSGGVTAPTAMVNVAARVLIGEERLETAQAAKRVHNGGAPDVSFIETGVTQAEMTSLTRRGHKVQAVKRIGRVNAISCPKGLPVRPDSCSVKADPRRFGLGLSAD
- a CDS encoding pyridoxal phosphate-dependent aminotransferase; this encodes MALKVASRATVPPFIVMDVMRAANAREMAGKDVLHLEVGQPGSGAPAAVREAARRALDEQRLGYTDALGLPALRQAIAKHYQDDYGQAVDAERVVVTTGSSGAFVLSFLSCFDAGDRVAQAAPGYPAYRNILSALGVEAVDIPVGPDSHFQPTPALLDQVDNLDGLILASPGNPTGSMIDRDRFAELVAYCAERDIRLISDEIYHGITYEQRAETVLAFTDDALVINSFSKYFAMTGWRLGWMVMPSDMLRAVECLAQNLFISPPALSQYAGIHAFDAQEELQANVARYARNRQVLLDGLPKAGFTQLAPSDGAFYVYADISALTDDSPAFCRRMLDETGVAATPGTDFDPARGHRFIRFSYAGTTEDMTAAMAALARVGSNGIR
- a CDS encoding LysR family transcriptional regulator — its product is MIDLNEMVIFARVVEAGSITGAAKMLGVPKSTVSRRLAELESRIGVRLLQRTTRSMTLTELGAAYYEHCAHIATEAEEADRLASLDQAEPRGWLRVSAPVEMGLADLGRLIGEFMAMYPQIRVQLDTSNRFVDLVQEGFDLAIRAGDLADSSLIARRLGSDRPVVCASPEYLALHGTPTHPRDLETHAAVMFGGIGDRKSFHFTKDDDPVTVVQTARLSANLIAVARDAAIVGSGIAILPGGVCRSALESGELVAVLTDWSLPETGIHAVYPSPRHLTTKVRTFIDFLAERFPQ
- a CDS encoding cytochrome b, whose product is MQFSNHPSGYGLVAIVIHWTFAVTLLGLFGLGLYMVELTYYHPWYRSAPDLHRSVGVVLALLWLVRILWRMTQARVLPEPGAPAWETRVAHMVHGLLYLLPLGLFVSGYLISTADGRAISFFNLFDIPALLPPAKGREDWAGDVHFAMALAVVSLAALHALAALKHHMVERDRTLVRMLKPLESKK
- a CDS encoding YceI family protein, producing MTKTFLRAALVALPLAFAALAPSAQADSYVIDTKGAHASINFKIKHLGISWLTGRFNSFQGTFNLDEANPGDAKVHVTIDTASIDSNHAERDKHLRGGDFLDVDKFPKATFVSRKVEVTGKDTAKVTGDFTLHGVTKPLTLDVTHTAAGTDPWGGFRRGFEGKASFALADYGIDFNLGPASKEVQITLYMEGIRQ